In Gimesia benthica, a single window of DNA contains:
- a CDS encoding right-handed parallel beta-helix repeat-containing protein translates to MRSIVICVSTLLVLSCLLIMSPKTQSQNQSSEKPPALDTTVKAFGALGDGAADDSDAIQRAVDSKQGQIVFPKGVYRLTKTITVDLDKLGPTSISSDGTATIIKAGPGPAFRFIGTHEGTASPHTVKENVWQNQRSPMVDGLEIVGDHAEACGIEATGTMQITLTRLTIRRALHAIHFTKRNRNVIVSNCHLYENRGAGVYYDHVSIHQSNIIGCHISYNAGGGVVVDKGDIRNIQIGTCDIEGNMGDENSKPTANVLIDSEGAMVGEIAIVGCTIQHDHNAPGSANIRINENARIRPHSKEHRDGNITIADNVLSDVQTNIEITSARGVTVTGNTMWKGYTHNIRVDDCNNILISNNVLDRNPRYHYGDGSTAQVGMLFTNCDGCTISGNHINGTGDERVAFEVRDSRRMNIVGCSILDYSTTGLLLKNVSESRVSDCLISTDLPDSDNAQALEIIGGKDNQIVNNLYKKVSHK, encoded by the coding sequence ATGCGCAGCATCGTGATCTGTGTTTCAACGCTGCTGGTTCTCAGCTGTCTGTTGATTATGTCTCCCAAGACGCAGTCTCAGAATCAGTCCAGCGAGAAGCCCCCGGCACTCGACACCACCGTCAAAGCCTTTGGTGCACTTGGGGACGGCGCAGCCGATGACAGCGACGCCATCCAGCGAGCCGTCGATTCAAAGCAGGGGCAGATCGTCTTTCCCAAAGGGGTCTACCGTCTGACGAAGACCATCACTGTTGACCTCGACAAACTGGGGCCGACGTCGATCAGTTCTGACGGCACCGCCACGATCATCAAGGCTGGCCCCGGCCCCGCGTTTCGTTTCATTGGCACGCATGAGGGAACCGCCAGCCCGCATACGGTGAAAGAAAACGTCTGGCAAAATCAGCGGTCCCCCATGGTCGATGGACTGGAGATTGTGGGCGATCATGCGGAAGCCTGCGGCATCGAAGCGACGGGCACCATGCAGATCACGCTCACGCGATTGACGATCCGTCGCGCGCTGCATGCGATTCACTTTACCAAACGTAACCGGAACGTGATCGTTTCCAACTGCCACCTGTATGAGAACCGGGGAGCGGGCGTGTATTACGATCACGTGAGCATCCATCAGTCGAATATCATTGGCTGTCATATTTCTTATAACGCCGGCGGAGGCGTGGTTGTCGACAAAGGTGACATCCGCAACATTCAGATCGGCACCTGTGACATTGAAGGCAACATGGGTGATGAAAACTCGAAACCGACGGCGAACGTACTGATCGATTCCGAAGGTGCGATGGTCGGAGAGATCGCGATTGTGGGTTGCACGATTCAACACGATCATAATGCTCCCGGTTCTGCCAACATCCGGATTAATGAAAATGCCCGTATTCGCCCCCACTCTAAAGAGCATCGGGACGGAAATATCACCATCGCCGACAATGTGCTTTCGGATGTGCAGACCAATATCGAAATCACCAGTGCCCGCGGTGTCACAGTGACCGGCAACACGATGTGGAAGGGTTACACGCACAATATCCGCGTTGACGACTGCAACAACATTCTGATCTCGAATAACGTGCTCGACCGGAATCCCCGCTATCACTATGGCGACGGAAGTACGGCCCAGGTCGGCATGCTGTTTACGAACTGTGACGGCTGCACGATCAGCGGCAACCATATCAACGGGACCGGCGACGAGCGGGTCGCTTTTGAAGTGCGAGATTCGCGACGGATGAATATCGTGGGTTGTTCGATTCTCGATTATTCCACCACAGGACTGCTGCTGAAGAACGTCTCCGAGAGTCGCGTGTCAGACTGCCTGATTTCTACCGATCTGCCCGACAGCGATAACGCCCAGGCGCTCGAGATCATCGGCGGTAAGGACAATCAAATCGTGAACAACCTTTATAAAAAGGTATCGCATAAGTAG
- the tadA gene encoding tRNA adenosine(34) deaminase TadA: protein MIDRPDESEFTPGDRELLQLHTRWMRFAYDEARAAFEEDEVPVGAVIVYQDRIIAAAHNQRETLSDPTAHAEMIAITQAAESLGTWRLSDCVLYVTLEPCPMCAGAIIQSRIPLVIYGTRDEKAGACHSLFQITNDPRLNHQSVVISGVMQDECRTILQEFFRNKRAQGKK, encoded by the coding sequence ATGATTGATCGACCCGACGAATCCGAATTTACTCCCGGCGACCGCGAACTGCTGCAGCTGCATACCCGCTGGATGCGTTTTGCGTACGACGAAGCCCGGGCAGCGTTCGAAGAAGATGAAGTTCCCGTCGGTGCGGTGATTGTCTATCAGGATCGTATAATCGCAGCGGCACACAATCAGCGGGAGACCTTGAGCGACCCGACAGCACATGCCGAGATGATCGCGATTACCCAGGCCGCAGAGTCACTGGGGACCTGGCGTCTGAGTGACTGTGTGTTATACGTCACGCTGGAACCCTGTCCGATGTGTGCGGGGGCGATTATCCAGTCACGGATTCCCCTGGTAATCTATGGGACGCGCGATGAAAAAGCAGGTGCGTGTCATTCACTGTTTCAGATCACCAATGATCCACGGTTGAATCATCAGAGCGTTGTCATCAGTGGTGTGATGCAGGATGAGTGTCGTACGATCCTGCAGGAGTTCTTTCGCAACAAACGTGCGCAGGGAAAAAAATAG
- a CDS encoding golvesin C-terminal-like domain-containing protein, protein MKPTLIATILLACLSIQPAPIHSSEPTPQLKPHPDAVANTHAPGEVDKPELVPFIVPDPTKLKGIVVDETQARLVGTWQYSTHTPPYVGLGYLHDQKQGKGEKAVIFTPDLPKSGPYEVRMSHCYNIRRSTNTPVTIHHAAGEKTIRINQQQIPPHNKLFRTLGTYHFVKGKSGWVKISNAGTDGKYVIADAIQFIYVGE, encoded by the coding sequence ATGAAACCCACACTCATTGCCACGATCCTCCTGGCCTGCCTCTCAATACAACCAGCACCCATCCATTCCAGCGAACCCACGCCCCAACTCAAACCTCACCCCGACGCAGTCGCCAACACCCACGCCCCCGGCGAAGTCGATAAACCTGAACTCGTCCCCTTCATCGTGCCCGATCCCACAAAACTGAAAGGCATCGTCGTCGATGAAACCCAGGCCAGGCTTGTCGGCACCTGGCAGTATTCCACGCACACGCCCCCCTACGTCGGGCTCGGCTATCTGCACGATCAGAAACAAGGGAAGGGGGAGAAAGCGGTCATCTTCACTCCCGATCTTCCTAAGTCCGGCCCTTACGAAGTCCGGATGTCGCACTGCTACAACATCCGCAGATCCACGAACACACCGGTCACAATCCACCACGCCGCCGGCGAAAAAACAATCCGCATCAACCAGCAGCAGATCCCCCCGCACAACAAACTGTTCCGCACCCTGGGCACCTATCACTTCGTCAAAGGCAAATCAGGCTGGGTGAAAATCTCCAACGCAGGCACCGACGGCAAATACGTCATCGCCGACGCCATCCAGTTCATTTATGTCGGCGAATAA
- a CDS encoding carbon storage regulator, whose product MHIISREANESILIGEHTVVKVLEVFEDRVKLSIESPGAEPAYWEETVYLDPVLEAEELESVQISG is encoded by the coding sequence ATGCATATTATCTCTCGTGAAGCGAATGAGAGTATCCTCATTGGGGAACATACAGTAGTTAAAGTCTTAGAAGTGTTTGAGGATCGCGTCAAATTGTCGATTGAATCTCCGGGGGCTGAACCCGCTTACTGGGAAGAAACCGTTTACCTCGATCCCGTCCTCGAAGCTGAAGAACTCGAATCGGTCCAGATCAGCGGCTGA
- a CDS encoding GntR family transcriptional regulator: MFSAHDVLETTNTTGLSEADATRTKYERIGEHLKRQIREGQILPGTALPSEQQLASLFDSARSTVRQAMGLLEREGLVSRVQGKGTFVSDQARQRLSCGLDILALVIPEVLSGFYPSLQHSFEESASQTQNQMLVCCTRNNIDKQGNVILQLIDNQVGGVAIVPASTPPTPGYQIRQLQKAGIPVVLCHRPVEGITAPLLGLPFREIGRLAGEALVAQEHRRCGFFAPHRTRTTDLYLEGFQQALADVGCTLAEEHSYFGAPGVIDMQELDAEIASTLQQMLERPDRPTAIFTSFDSMAERIYLHLTKMGLRMPEDISLIGVGDQVRHSVLQQQIASVTVDETRLGHRAAELLDQMRTGGMAIETTLTEVMPVEVYQGTTLGPVNTNV, from the coding sequence TTGTTCTCCGCGCATGACGTCTTGGAAACGACAAATACCACAGGGCTCTCAGAAGCAGATGCCACGCGGACCAAGTACGAGCGGATCGGGGAACATCTCAAGCGACAAATACGAGAAGGCCAGATTCTGCCGGGGACGGCCCTACCTTCTGAACAACAGTTAGCCAGCCTGTTCGACAGCGCGCGGAGCACAGTGCGGCAGGCGATGGGGCTGCTGGAACGCGAGGGCCTGGTAAGCCGGGTCCAGGGCAAAGGAACCTTTGTCAGTGACCAGGCCCGTCAACGACTCTCCTGCGGACTGGACATTCTGGCGCTGGTGATTCCCGAAGTCCTGTCCGGCTTCTACCCCTCGCTACAGCACAGCTTCGAAGAGTCGGCAAGCCAGACTCAGAATCAGATGCTGGTCTGCTGCACGCGGAACAACATCGATAAACAGGGCAACGTCATCTTACAACTAATCGATAACCAGGTCGGGGGCGTGGCGATCGTGCCCGCCAGTACGCCCCCGACTCCTGGTTATCAAATCCGTCAACTGCAGAAAGCGGGAATTCCCGTGGTACTCTGCCATCGCCCGGTGGAAGGTATTACTGCGCCGCTGCTGGGACTCCCCTTTCGCGAAATCGGCCGGCTGGCGGGAGAGGCACTGGTGGCACAGGAACACCGCCGCTGTGGGTTCTTCGCCCCGCACCGTACACGGACAACCGATTTATATCTGGAGGGATTCCAGCAGGCCCTGGCCGACGTCGGCTGCACACTGGCAGAGGAGCACAGTTATTTCGGTGCGCCCGGCGTGATCGACATGCAGGAACTGGATGCGGAAATCGCGTCCACACTGCAGCAGATGCTGGAACGGCCCGACCGTCCGACGGCCATCTTCACATCGTTCGATTCGATGGCCGAACGGATTTATCTGCACCTGACCAAAATGGGACTGCGGATGCCGGAAGACATCTCGCTGATTGGCGTGGGCGACCAGGTCCGTCACAGCGTGCTGCAACAGCAGATCGCTTCTGTCACCGTGGATGAAACCCGTCTGGGACATCGGGCGGCAGAGCTTTTAGACCAGATGCGAACCGGAGGCATGGCTATCGAAACCACACTGACGGAAGTCATGCCTGTAGAAGTTTACCAGGGGACGACCCTGGGACCTGTAAATACGAACGTTTGA
- a CDS encoding glycine cleavage system protein H: protein MPDDLVFMMGNFEARIPQDRVYSKSHLWLLPQEDHYRVGFTAYSVRLLQDVYFLDWFIDPFTVVREKQKIGEIESSKALSDLFSPSEGKILEFNEALLNDPSAINQSDNYDKGWLFEMESDAQWLTPPEYLQLLDSVWEQTQRIIKGQLN, encoded by the coding sequence ATGCCTGACGATCTTGTCTTTATGATGGGGAATTTCGAGGCCCGAATTCCTCAGGACCGTGTTTATAGTAAGTCACACCTGTGGTTACTGCCGCAGGAGGACCATTACCGCGTCGGATTTACGGCTTACTCGGTTCGGCTATTGCAGGATGTCTATTTCCTGGACTGGTTTATCGATCCGTTTACTGTGGTGCGGGAAAAGCAGAAAATCGGGGAGATCGAAAGTTCCAAGGCACTGTCTGACCTGTTTTCCCCCTCGGAAGGCAAGATCCTGGAATTTAACGAAGCACTGTTGAACGATCCCTCGGCCATCAATCAGTCGGACAATTACGACAAAGGCTGGCTGTTTGAGATGGAGTCGGATGCCCAGTGGTTGACCCCACCCGAGTATCTGCAACTATTAGACAGTGTGTGGGAACAGACACAGCGGATCATCAAAGGACAACTCAACTGA
- a CDS encoding prenyltransferase/squalene oxidase repeat-containing protein: MSETISYQRVQAASQRVRDYLLSARNAAGHWEGELSTSALSTATAIMALEMIRRQRPAEDDSLNVYIEQGIRWLARHQNPDGGWGDTIKSFSNISTTMLCHAAFHATKNTEHYVSHVVNARQYIDRVGGVTAVVERYGKDKTFSVPILTHCALAGLVKWKTIPALPFELSCLPHRFYKTVKLPVVSYALPALIAIGQVRHHFCKPRNPILRLIRKLSVKRSLKKLIEIQPENGGFLEAAPLTSFVTMSLAGMGLVDHPVVQKGLAFLLDSVRPDGSWPIDTNLATWTTTLSVNALEGTLSEFEKAPIRDWLIQEQYTELHPYTAAEPGGWAWTDLPGGVPDADDTPGAILALLNLQTEEAEEASPELQTSLRNGVNWLLDLQNSNGGWPTFCRGWGTLPFDQSAADISAHVLRALEAWLKTEATAEESTLRTRATQAIERGYKYLAAQQRPDGSWLPLWFGNQHVDDDENPVYGTARVLAAYAHEERRTTPQAEQAIQFMQSVQNPDGGWGGAEGAPSSVEETALAVDALLSVGLSLENPCLQQGLGWLLDRVEAGTYTETTPIGFYFAKLWYFEQLYPVIFSVSALQRAETVFKKCPDEKFRLSLDAADSPIMSVKEK; this comes from the coding sequence ATGAGTGAGACCATCTCCTACCAACGCGTGCAGGCAGCTTCGCAGCGGGTTCGCGATTACCTGCTGAGTGCCCGGAATGCCGCCGGCCACTGGGAAGGAGAACTCTCGACCTCAGCTCTCTCGACAGCCACCGCCATCATGGCTCTTGAGATGATCCGTCGACAGCGTCCCGCCGAAGATGATTCGCTCAACGTTTACATCGAACAGGGCATCCGCTGGCTGGCCCGGCACCAGAACCCCGATGGCGGCTGGGGTGACACCATTAAGAGCTTCAGCAATATCTCCACCACGATGCTCTGTCACGCGGCCTTTCATGCGACGAAAAACACAGAGCACTATGTCTCCCACGTTGTCAACGCCCGTCAATATATCGACCGGGTAGGAGGCGTCACCGCTGTCGTAGAACGCTACGGCAAAGACAAAACGTTTTCCGTGCCGATCCTCACACACTGCGCCCTGGCCGGACTCGTCAAATGGAAAACCATTCCCGCGCTTCCGTTTGAACTCTCCTGTCTGCCGCATCGCTTTTATAAAACCGTCAAGCTCCCCGTGGTCAGCTACGCTCTGCCCGCACTGATCGCCATCGGTCAGGTCAGGCACCACTTCTGTAAGCCCCGCAATCCGATTCTGCGGCTGATTCGCAAGTTGTCTGTCAAACGCAGTCTGAAAAAGCTGATTGAAATTCAACCCGAGAACGGCGGCTTTCTCGAAGCCGCGCCGCTGACCAGTTTCGTCACCATGAGTCTGGCCGGCATGGGACTCGTCGATCATCCAGTCGTGCAGAAAGGACTCGCGTTCCTGCTCGACTCCGTACGACCCGATGGCAGCTGGCCCATCGACACCAACCTCGCCACCTGGACGACGACGTTGTCCGTCAACGCCCTGGAAGGCACACTGTCGGAATTCGAAAAAGCACCGATTCGCGACTGGCTGATTCAAGAGCAATACACCGAACTTCATCCCTACACCGCAGCCGAACCCGGAGGCTGGGCCTGGACCGATCTCCCCGGCGGCGTACCCGATGCCGACGATACCCCCGGCGCCATTCTGGCTCTGTTGAACCTGCAGACTGAGGAAGCCGAAGAGGCCTCACCCGAATTGCAGACCTCTCTGCGGAACGGCGTCAACTGGCTGCTCGATCTGCAGAATTCCAACGGCGGCTGGCCTACTTTCTGTCGCGGCTGGGGGACGCTCCCCTTCGACCAAAGTGCCGCAGACATCTCGGCACACGTCCTGCGGGCGCTGGAAGCCTGGCTCAAAACAGAAGCAACAGCCGAAGAGAGCACTCTACGCACTCGGGCAACCCAGGCCATCGAACGCGGCTATAAATACCTCGCCGCCCAGCAGAGGCCCGACGGTTCCTGGCTGCCACTCTGGTTCGGTAATCAGCATGTCGATGATGACGAGAACCCGGTCTACGGGACGGCACGCGTGCTGGCTGCCTATGCACACGAAGAACGTCGTACAACGCCCCAGGCGGAACAGGCCATCCAGTTTATGCAAAGCGTACAGAATCCCGATGGCGGCTGGGGCGGCGCGGAAGGCGCACCGTCCAGCGTGGAAGAGACAGCGCTCGCCGTCGATGCTCTGCTGTCCGTGGGGCTATCACTGGAGAATCCCTGCCTGCAACAGGGGCTGGGCTGGCTGCTCGATCGCGTCGAAGCAGGCACCTATACAGAAACCACACCCATCGGGTTTTACTTTGCCAAGCTCTGGTATTTCGAACAACTTTATCCAGTTATCTTCTCTGTTTCTGCTTTGCAAAGGGCGGAAACGGTTTTTAAAAAATGTCCGGATGAGAAATTTAGATTGTCGCTTGATGCAGCAGATTCCCCTATAATGTCCGTAAAGGAAAAATAG
- a CDS encoding Gfo/Idh/MocA family protein, whose amino-acid sequence MSQMSRRHFLKKSVYSGLFMGLTAKSYRSTFAAVPPSERVRIGMIGVGNQGGPRNNMKYFLNNIEALCDLDQNYLAEADAYLKKNANKSAVKTDDYRRLLDSKDIDAVVVTVPDQWHAKMTVEACRAGKDVYCEKPLTLVVDEGPVMIDAARKNNRVVQTGTMQRSGKEFKLAVDLVQSGLLGKIHTVNVTLPGPNWIARAGKPVPDSAPPQGFDFDRWLGPAPERPYNKNRVHYLFRFFWDYSGGQQTNFGAHHLDIAQWGLGMDESGPVSAEGSATFNPDGWYETPDTTNIKYTYDNGVVMNCRQVPGTPSKKQGTEFVGEKGSLFVYRGGIIANPPELLKEVDVPKIVNRDANIAHVNNFIECIKTREKPAADISIGHRSATVCHLGNIAVRTGKKIQWDPKQETIVGDADAAKWLSKEYRKPYELV is encoded by the coding sequence ATGTCGCAAATGTCACGTCGTCACTTTCTGAAAAAATCGGTTTACAGCGGTCTCTTCATGGGCCTGACTGCCAAGAGCTATCGCTCTACTTTCGCGGCAGTCCCCCCCAGCGAACGCGTGCGGATCGGCATGATCGGCGTTGGTAACCAGGGTGGCCCGCGGAACAACATGAAGTACTTCCTCAACAACATCGAAGCACTGTGTGACCTGGATCAGAATTACCTCGCCGAAGCAGACGCCTATCTGAAAAAGAACGCCAACAAGTCGGCCGTGAAGACAGACGATTATCGCCGACTGCTCGATTCCAAAGACATTGACGCTGTTGTCGTGACTGTGCCTGACCAGTGGCACGCCAAGATGACGGTCGAAGCCTGTCGAGCCGGCAAGGATGTCTACTGTGAAAAACCGCTGACACTCGTGGTTGATGAAGGTCCCGTGATGATTGACGCGGCACGGAAAAACAACCGTGTTGTCCAGACGGGCACCATGCAGCGCAGCGGCAAGGAATTCAAACTGGCCGTCGACTTGGTACAGTCGGGTCTCCTGGGTAAGATTCACACCGTGAACGTCACCCTGCCCGGTCCCAACTGGATCGCACGGGCCGGCAAGCCGGTTCCCGACAGTGCACCGCCACAAGGTTTCGACTTTGACCGCTGGCTGGGGCCGGCACCGGAGCGTCCCTACAACAAAAACCGGGTGCACTACCTGTTCCGTTTCTTCTGGGATTACAGTGGCGGCCAGCAGACCAACTTTGGTGCCCACCATCTGGATATCGCACAGTGGGGACTGGGGATGGATGAAAGCGGTCCCGTGAGTGCAGAAGGTTCGGCTACTTTCAATCCCGATGGCTGGTACGAAACTCCCGATACCACCAACATCAAATACACGTATGACAACGGCGTCGTCATGAACTGTCGCCAGGTTCCCGGCACCCCAAGCAAGAAACAGGGAACCGAGTTCGTGGGCGAAAAGGGAAGCCTGTTCGTCTACCGCGGCGGCATCATTGCGAATCCACCTGAGCTGTTGAAAGAAGTCGATGTGCCCAAGATTGTGAACCGTGATGCGAACATCGCGCACGTCAACAATTTCATTGAGTGCATCAAGACCCGCGAAAAGCCGGCCGCTGACATCAGCATCGGACATCGTTCCGCCACAGTCTGTCACCTCGGTAACATCGCCGTGCGGACCGGTAAGAAGATCCAATGGGATCCGAAACAGGAAACCATCGTGGGTGATGCTGATGCCGCTAAATGGCTCTCCAAGGAATACCGTAAACCTTACGAACTGGTGTAA
- a CDS encoding ATP-binding protein, whose amino-acid sequence MADKKLTVVISQAQGKNPAKRELEETLAATLLMEPEIEVSLVPHLYDLSADHTGTLFLQALRGDLVILSWLYPRACHWILDRQGVRGKEGHVLLREEVDEDEEEEQKQNAPFENPERKKTIPDRHIYSIDLRVSSRPEDYVQEIKRIAGESQVQTVPLMDMLQSAPQPAQLEKYLKPLDIINADKNNAAETAEDVKLEPTKRRWYPVIDYGLCTNCMECIDFCLFGVYGVDQGGQILVEEQDSCKKGCPACSRVCPENAIIFPGHKTPGIAGADGEVAGLKIDLSKLFGAPDALEMAARERDAELVADGRDAVGMGVGLRKSSKVSKATDEELEDLMDNLDALDI is encoded by the coding sequence ATGGCTGACAAAAAATTAACAGTGGTGATCTCTCAGGCTCAGGGGAAAAATCCCGCCAAACGTGAGCTCGAAGAGACTCTCGCCGCCACACTGTTGATGGAACCCGAGATCGAAGTCTCGCTGGTTCCCCATCTCTACGATCTTTCCGCCGACCATACCGGCACCCTCTTCCTGCAGGCACTGCGGGGGGATCTGGTGATCCTCTCCTGGCTTTATCCCCGTGCCTGTCACTGGATTCTGGATCGCCAGGGAGTCCGCGGCAAGGAAGGGCACGTCCTGCTCAGAGAAGAAGTGGATGAAGACGAAGAAGAGGAACAGAAGCAGAACGCACCTTTCGAAAATCCCGAACGCAAGAAAACAATCCCCGATCGACACATCTACTCGATCGACCTCCGAGTGAGTTCCAGGCCCGAAGACTACGTCCAGGAAATCAAACGTATCGCCGGCGAATCCCAGGTGCAGACCGTCCCCTTGATGGATATGCTGCAGTCCGCCCCTCAGCCGGCACAACTGGAAAAGTATCTCAAGCCGCTGGACATTATCAACGCCGACAAAAACAACGCCGCGGAAACAGCAGAAGACGTCAAACTGGAACCGACCAAACGCCGCTGGTATCCGGTCATCGATTACGGCCTCTGCACGAACTGTATGGAGTGCATCGACTTCTGCCTGTTTGGCGTTTACGGCGTCGACCAGGGGGGACAGATCCTGGTTGAAGAACAGGACAGCTGCAAAAAGGGTTGTCCGGCCTGCAGTCGTGTCTGTCCCGAGAATGCGATTATCTTCCCCGGTCATAAAACGCCGGGCATTGCCGGCGCGGATGGTGAAGTCGCCGGTCTGAAAATTGATCTTTCCAAACTGTTTGGGGCCCCTGATGCACTCGAGATGGCGGCCCGGGAACGTGATGCAGAACTGGTGGCGGACGGACGCGATGCCGTGGGCATGGGAGTCGGTCTCCGCAAGTCTTCCAAGGTCTCCAAGGCCACCGATGAAGAGCTGGAGGACCTGATGGACAACCTGGATGCACTCGATATTTAA
- a CDS encoding polyprenyl synthetase family protein yields the protein MSIAPLDQESSEDKRVPAHDQAEGRASEDPKPVKRKRRSTSHLKAVPETLALREEMKAEAEKFVQRLDCSNPFTKAMLEDWSRELLAEMEQPEKFLGFMMVLIGNFFWKRQFLAIPFERRLLLLPHCLKHAEGCPAEYDEFGLDCEKCGACSIADYKVKAEKLGYKVLVAEGSPVVLKIIVGGYVDGILGVACLNVLEKSIDKVLIAGVPSYAVPLHSGDCKNTKMDEPWIWEVLEKYEPLEQPLTRSYLPTMRAANSLFEEHFDEILPPLRTKTEAAARTPLGKTEAIAYEWLKHGGKRFRPFITLAAYDALIKAQQDEAADNSQTYPLGVQKAAMAIEVFHKASLIHDDIEDDDQYRYGQETLHRQHGTGMAINIGDYLIGIGYRLLNEARADIGAEAAADLVEKMAAAHLKLCEGQGAEMAWQESETFELSPLDALQIYALKTSPAFEAALYAGVRMTGSVNEYEELISSFSRQIGVGFQILNDLKDWRGDDNNKLISGQDALAMRPTLLLALALQAGDEQQKAELKEILNGGGPSDYARINRLRKIYEACDVFTKAEVLVDKSRDRAEELAESVQNEDLKQLLKFFCETVLAEETPEVKPDLPVLMPQPIA from the coding sequence GTGTCCATTGCGCCTTTAGACCAGGAAAGTTCCGAAGACAAACGCGTCCCCGCTCACGATCAAGCTGAGGGCCGTGCTTCCGAAGATCCCAAACCGGTCAAAAGAAAACGCCGCAGTACCAGCCATCTCAAGGCGGTGCCGGAAACCCTTGCGCTGCGCGAAGAGATGAAAGCAGAAGCCGAGAAGTTCGTGCAACGTCTCGACTGCTCCAATCCCTTCACCAAGGCGATGCTGGAAGACTGGTCGCGCGAACTGCTGGCGGAAATGGAACAGCCCGAAAAATTCCTCGGCTTCATGATGGTGCTGATCGGCAACTTCTTCTGGAAACGCCAGTTCCTCGCGATTCCCTTCGAACGCCGTCTGCTCCTCCTGCCGCACTGCCTGAAACATGCCGAAGGCTGTCCCGCGGAATACGATGAGTTCGGTTTGGACTGCGAAAAATGCGGCGCCTGCTCCATCGCTGACTACAAAGTCAAAGCCGAAAAGCTGGGCTACAAGGTGCTCGTCGCCGAAGGTTCGCCCGTGGTCCTCAAGATCATCGTCGGCGGTTACGTGGACGGCATCCTCGGGGTCGCCTGTCTCAACGTGCTGGAAAAGTCGATCGACAAAGTCCTCATCGCCGGCGTACCTTCCTACGCCGTCCCCCTGCATTCCGGTGACTGTAAAAACACCAAGATGGACGAGCCCTGGATCTGGGAAGTCCTCGAGAAATATGAACCACTCGAACAGCCGCTGACCCGCAGCTATCTGCCCACCATGCGGGCCGCCAACTCGCTGTTCGAAGAACACTTTGACGAAATTCTGCCTCCGCTTCGCACAAAAACCGAAGCCGCCGCCCGCACACCGCTGGGCAAGACCGAAGCCATCGCTTACGAATGGCTCAAGCATGGCGGCAAACGCTTCCGTCCCTTCATCACCCTGGCGGCCTACGATGCTCTGATCAAGGCACAACAGGACGAGGCAGCAGACAACAGTCAGACTTATCCGCTGGGCGTGCAGAAAGCTGCGATGGCGATTGAGGTCTTCCACAAAGCGTCACTGATTCACGACGACATCGAAGACGATGACCAGTACCGTTACGGTCAGGAAACCCTGCACCGTCAGCACGGCACCGGCATGGCCATCAACATCGGCGACTACCTGATCGGCATCGGTTACCGGCTGCTCAACGAAGCCCGGGCCGACATCGGTGCTGAAGCTGCCGCGGACCTGGTCGAAAAAATGGCCGCCGCACATCTCAAGCTCTGTGAAGGGCAGGGGGCGGAAATGGCCTGGCAGGAAAGCGAGACCTTCGAACTCTCCCCGCTGGATGCCTTGCAGATCTACGCACTCAAAACGTCCCCCGCATTCGAAGCCGCCCTCTATGCCGGCGTGCGGATGACAGGCTCCGTCAACGAGTATGAAGAACTGATCTCTTCCTTCTCGCGCCAGATCGGCGTCGGCTTCCAGATTCTGAACGACCTCAAAGACTGGCGCGGCGATGACAATAACAAGCTCATCTCCGGTCAGGATGCCCTGGCGATGCGGCCTACCCTGTTACTCGCCCTGGCCCTGCAGGCCGGCGACGAACAGCAGAAAGCCGAACTCAAGGAAATTCTCAACGGCGGCGGTCCTTCGGACTACGCACGCATCAACCGCTTGCGGAAAATCTATGAAGCCTGTGATGTCTTCACGAAAGCCGAAGTCCTGGTTGACAAGTCACGAGACCGGGCCGAAGAACTGGCCGAGAGCGTCCAGAACGAAGACCTGAAACAGCTGTTGAAATTCTTCTGCGAAACCGTACTGGCCGAAGAAACCCCCGAGGTCAAACCCGATCTCCCAGTTCTGATGCCACAACCAATCGCCTAG